gtaaaattagtttttaaaattatcgataaatataaaaagacataaaaggacatGCATAGTGGGTAATTTTTCTCGTgtgtaagttttttattttataaaaaataattaaattaaattaaaggttaaaaatggaaaaaactactccctccggtcctaaatataagaggaagtttattttttagattcattgataagctaatgtatctagaccatattatgaaccagatacattagattctcaatgaatctaaaaattaaacttcctcttatatttaggaccggagggagtataaaaaactataagctcaaacgctacctgaaatagcatctcaagaaagttataagctaatgagaaaagctttttaccaaacatatttattttttttcgaacaagcttataagttagttcaataagctataagctagcttattggaattaccaaacacacccttactATTTCCGGTCCAGTGGCGGCTTGCACACgtgtgcgaggtgtgcgacggcatcgggcctcaaaattttgagggcctcagctcaaaattttgaggtcctataatattacttatatattatttatacctataaaatatcagatgtatattaatagattaactTTTAGACcataaactaataattatatattgttaatgttcatataatatcatatgagtatcaatagattagttatctatactcgtcaatataattttagtccattttaatctttgcataaaatttaaacttagattagaaggttcctttttgacgttatatataaagataattattttgtattttttatcccatttgatttaatgcaattggtttaatattgataatttatatgtttataagaataaaaatgatttttttatattatacgcaatttaaatcgacgtttttttctaaaaaaaaaaaaaaaacttatattaaaggaccacttttatattttgcacagagcctcctaaaatCCGAAGACGCCCCTGTTCCGGTCTTAAACGTAAGAATTATTTTAGGATTATTTTAGGTTGATTAATGAATTTGGTCTAAATTTAGGTTTATTGAATGTTTGTATTTGGTATAAATTTAAATCATTCAATGAACCAAAACAAtaacctttttattttaaaagaaggTGTTGATGATGACATATTCACATATTGGACAATTGTTGACCTGAAATAGAGTTCGGGCCTGCAACTGTTAGCAAATGGGGCCATGTAGTGGAAAGTTGTGCTTCCAATGTTGAAACTGGGTTTGTTGTGGCATCTTGAACTAAAAGGAGATGTCTTGGCGGATCCACTTTTGTTGTGTTTTACTGAAGCTGCTGGAGTAGGATTAGGAGATTGATTTGCTTTCTGTGCACTCTTCTAACTTGTGCTTGATGACTGCGACACAAGTGTGTGCTCGAATGCAAGGAGGCCATATGCTCAAAAAAAGAAGTTGAACGCTTAGTAGAATGCTCATCTTGACTATAATGTCCCATCTTTCTTACACCTTTAGTGTTGACCTTTTTTAAGGTGAACGCATGGACGTTGTTTCAGGGTATGCAAACTAACGAAATTGCTCTTTTATTGCATGTTGTAGTCAGCAACATTAAATCTGGATTATTGCAGATAAAGATGTGTGttagaaaattaatattttatatttatatatgaataACGTCTCACTCTAGCAAAAAAGATAAATCAAGACGATCTTCCTTAtttacatcatcatcatcatcatcaaaatcCAGCCGCTTCCGGTGAATTTCAGACAGACAAATGAGTTATCCTGCTTAATAGTCTTCGTAGCTGAACACACACACGACCACCCAAATACTATCTTATTCAAACAACCACATTTTAATGCATCTGTACCAACTTCTTCCACCCGAGTCACCTCATCCGCAAGACGTTTCGGTGCATTTCTGTTGGGGTTATTTGGGGGTGTGAAATCTTCAAACGTTGTTGCATTTggatatttttactcatccgctacttatgtAGCGAATTCAGTTTACTAGTAGataaaagtattatttttttaaaaaaatttgcaggACGCATGAGAAAATTCAGGTGGTGGCAAAATAAAAATCTCAAAACTTTTTGCCCCTATTAAACAAGTTTATTTTTTGCTTAGAACTCATTTgcataatgttttttttgttgaactTGTTGAGGGGTTTATGGGGCCATTTCATTCCCAGCATAAGAAAGATACATTGTTCTTGTTTTTTGATTTCTCAAGAAAGTGGCTCTCCAAGTTTCATGTTCGCTAATAGTTCATTTTTGCCGTCAATTATCACCTTCGTTCAACCTTCATCTTCGTTGGCAACCTCTGTTCGACCTCCGTCTTTCTTATTTGTATTGGCAAGTCAATAGGTAACTATTGATTCAATGGTTAGTCAAGGTGACTAGGAAAGTATaaagctctaggagctttggTGATCATTGATCTTAGGCCTAGATGAAGGAAGAATTGTAATCTTGGAAATGTAACATCAaaagattatagtggataaacTGACAGGAGGTGGGGACGGGACGTAATCCAAAGtttaggggtgaaccaggataattcTTTGCGTTGATTTTCTTTCCCTTAATTTTTACTAACTTGATTTTCGATTTACATTGCACAGATCATTCTTAGATGGATCTTAACACAAgctgaattaattaattttaattactaaccttacttttgtgaaaaattttgctactttaaaaaaaaaatgtagaaaccAAACCAGCAGGAAAGAATCAAGTTGAATGAAAACATAAATGAATGGCATATGAAAATGAATTAAGAAGCAAAGAATGAGGAGAATCTATATCTGTTGGAAAGAGAAAAGGAAACGCAGATGTGTAGTATACTAGAGAGTGAGTGAGTGTGAAGGAAGTGAGGTGAGGGAACCTTTGTTGCGCGTAAATTGGTTTGTGTTGCTACCCACACCCACCCAcctgaatgaatgaataataataataataataagtactCCATCACACACGACACCACGTAAcgtaatctctctctctctctctctctctctctctctctctctctctctctctctctctctctctctctcctgaTTCCTTTTCTTTATTTGCTGCGCGcttttagacaaaataaaaaacgtaGTAGTAGTAGCAGTATGTGACCAGAtgccattattattattattattattacagcACAAAGAAAACTGCAGCAGCATTTGCTTGCAGCACCAGCATGTGacttgtgttgtgttgttttgtGATTTACTCAAAACTCAACTCCTCAAATCAAATCAACCATGGATTCGGAAGAGTCCACCAGGTATGTTATTGTGCGTCCAGAAAAGGGTCGTTTTAAGGACTTATTCCGCTATGCACTGCTAGGCGCCGCTACATCTTCATCCGTGGATGTGGAGGAGGATCGCAGATGGGTCATCCTTGTTTCCATTCTTGTTCTCAAATTAATTGCTATATTTTCTATTCCTATGTACTGGACCGGCCGCTTTCTTGATTTTTCCCTCAATCTTATCTCTCTCAACGGTGGTTCTTTATTTCGTCTGCTTCACAACTTTCTACATGGTGAGTGAGTACTGACTGAGTAAGTagtaatcaatcaatcaatcaatgtttttctattttcatgCACTCATGATCTTCTTCAatacttacttacttacttacttacttgCATGCACTCATGATCTTCTTCAATACAGCCAATGTTGTACTACCTGAGAGGGGTTCACAAACTTTTGTAAGTACAATTGGTCAATTAGACGCCAGGGTTGATCTTCAATTTATGACTACCGAGGAAGAAGAGGAACCCTTCTTCAAACCACAATTAGGGAACCGCGCTTTAATGGACCTCTGCATTATGTCTTCTAAGTTAGCATATGAGAACCCTCGATTCATCCAAAATGTCGTAAACCTCCGTTGGATGATGCACTTTGTTGATTTCTACCACTGCTGGAAtggtaataataatattaatattcaaaattattattgattcATTTCAACTTTTTTCTTACTTATTTGCTTCATAGATTTCCAGAAACAGATGTCCACTCAACTCTTCATTCTATGTGACAAGCCCAAAGATGCAAATTTGATATTAGTCAGCTTTAGGGGCACTGAACCTTTCGATGCTTATGATTGGAGTACTGATTTCGATTATTCCTGGTATGAAATCCCAAATGTGGGAAAAATTCACATTGGATTCCTAGAAGCCCTTGGTCTCGGCAATAGAGATCAACCCTCCACCTTCTACTCTAATCTCCAAGGGAAATATACAACCAACTCTCAATCATCATTGCTCTCAGGCATTGATTCCGATGAAGATGATCAATCTTTCATGTCTCAGACTCCTCCACAGGAGGAGAAAACTGCATATGACATTGTCAGAACTAAACTCCGAAGCTTATTAGAGGAGCATAAGGATGCAAAATTCATCGTTACCGGCCATAGCTTGGGGGGAGCCCTGGCCATATTGTTTCCAACCGTTCTTGTAGTGCATCAAGAGATGGAGATGATGGAAAAGCTGCTTGGTGTATACACATTTGGCCAACCTAGAATTGGGAATAGGCAGCTTGGGAGATTCATGGAACCTCATTTGGATCGCCCTGTTCCAAAGTACTTCAGGGTGGTTTATTGCAATGATATTGTCCCCAGGTTGCCTTATGATGACAAAACCTTCCTGTACAAACATTTTGGAGAGTGTCTTTACTACAACAGCCACTACATTCAAAAAGTACGTattttcatctttctttttattttttgaatccA
This genomic interval from Trifolium pratense cultivar HEN17-A07 linkage group LG6, ARS_RC_1.1, whole genome shotgun sequence contains the following:
- the LOC123889515 gene encoding triacylglycerol lipase OBL1, with amino-acid sequence MDSEESTRYVIVRPEKGRFKDLFRYALLGAATSSSVDVEEDRRWVILVSILVLKLIAIFSIPMYWTGRFLDFSLNLISLNGGSLFRLLHNFLHANVVLPERGSQTFVSTIGQLDARVDLQFMTTEEEEEPFFKPQLGNRALMDLCIMSSKLAYENPRFIQNVVNLRWMMHFVDFYHCWNDFQKQMSTQLFILCDKPKDANLILVSFRGTEPFDAYDWSTDFDYSWYEIPNVGKIHIGFLEALGLGNRDQPSTFYSNLQGKYTTNSQSSLLSGIDSDEDDQSFMSQTPPQEEKTAYDIVRTKLRSLLEEHKDAKFIVTGHSLGGALAILFPTVLVVHQEMEMMEKLLGVYTFGQPRIGNRQLGRFMEPHLDRPVPKYFRVVYCNDIVPRLPYDDKTFLYKHFGECLYYNSHYIQKNVKEEPNKNFFGMRFILSQHLNAVWELIRGLTMGYIKGDEYKEGWFHILVRIIGLAFPGFSAHCPTEYVNSIRLGKESSIHMSSI